The proteins below come from a single Anaerobranca gottschalkii DSM 13577 genomic window:
- a CDS encoding electron transport complex protein RnfA, with protein sequence MNISNLLTILFTAIFVNNFVLRQFLGICPFLGVSKKVETSVGMGMAVTFVMTLSSIITWFIQNTLLKPLKIEYLQTLAFILVIASLVQFVELAIKKTSPTLYKALGIFLPLITTNCAVLGLAILNISKGYTLIETIFHAIGAALGFTLALVLLASVRERLELSGGNKFFEGVPAALVAAAILALTFSGFVF encoded by the coding sequence ATGAATATATCTAATCTCTTAACAATACTTTTCACTGCCATTTTTGTAAACAATTTTGTATTAAGGCAGTTCCTTGGTATCTGCCCTTTCCTAGGTGTATCGAAAAAAGTTGAAACTTCTGTTGGTATGGGTATGGCAGTAACTTTTGTTATGACTTTATCTTCAATAATAACTTGGTTTATTCAAAATACCCTTTTAAAACCTTTAAAGATTGAGTACCTTCAAACTCTAGCCTTTATTTTAGTAATAGCTTCTTTAGTACAGTTTGTTGAATTAGCAATCAAGAAAACTAGTCCGACCCTTTACAAAGCATTGGGGATTTTCTTGCCTCTAATTACTACTAACTGTGCTGTATTAGGTTTAGCTATTCTAAATATCTCTAAAGGTTATACTTTAATTGAAACTATTTTTCATGCCATCGGTGCAGCATTAGGTTTTACTTTAGCATTAGTTTTATTAGCTAGTGTCAGAGAAAGATTAGAACTTTCTGGAGGAAATAAGTTTTTTGAAGGAGTTCCAGCTGCCCTTGTTGCTGCAGCAATTTTAGCACTAACTTTCTCAGGATTCGTATTTTAG
- the rsxE gene encoding electron transport complex subunit RsxE, producing the protein MLGELTKGLYKENPVFRLLLGLCPTLAVTTSAINGFGMGMATTFVLICSNIIVSLVKKLIPSAVRIPSFIVIIATFVTIVDMFMEAFAYPLYENLGIFIPLIVVNCLILGRAEAFASKESVLPSLLDAVGMGLGFTLSLTVLGGIREILSGSIGIFGMPPGAFLTLGLLLGLINFITLTKLKRS; encoded by the coding sequence ATGTTAGGAGAACTAACTAAAGGTTTATATAAAGAAAATCCTGTTTTTAGACTTTTACTAGGTCTATGCCCTACCCTTGCTGTAACCACCAGTGCCATAAATGGTTTTGGTATGGGTATGGCAACAACCTTTGTATTGATTTGTTCAAATATAATAGTTTCTTTAGTAAAAAAATTAATCCCAAGTGCAGTAAGGATTCCCAGTTTTATAGTAATAATTGCTACTTTTGTTACCATAGTAGATATGTTTATGGAAGCTTTTGCATATCCTTTATATGAAAATTTAGGGATTTTTATCCCCCTTATTGTTGTTAACTGTTTAATTTTAGGTAGAGCTGAAGCCTTTGCCTCTAAAGAATCAGTTTTACCATCTTTATTAGATGCCGTTGGAATGGGATTAGGTTTTACATTGAGTTTAACAGTTCTTGGAGGTATCAGAGAAATATTAAGCGGATCTATCGGTATTTTTGGTATGCCTCCAGGTGCTTTTCTAACTTTAGGTTTATTATTAGGTTTAATTAACTTCATTACTTTAACAAAACTTAAGAGAAGCTAG